A single genomic interval of Lathyrus oleraceus cultivar Zhongwan6 chromosome 7, CAAS_Psat_ZW6_1.0, whole genome shotgun sequence harbors:
- the LOC127106481 gene encoding uncharacterized protein LOC127106481 — translation MVGKNDSPKERNRDWIRELMNSSSGYCDDHHDLRSNENNTFCVDCAVRMCRHCKEAHSMHTMFQIYRYSYQDVFRHSDLHKHFDCSNIQTYISNNERIVHLKPRPPIYKSKPGDQCPESKSKESNLSARFKLGGTTCEECGKHLQDERSRWCSIICKISALSVEPQSQGPNHHTKRSLVFNQSGRCTITPKIEAIDFTMSDNLNSEPESSISEAEPCGRVEVVNFRKRPRKTPPQRPHFVFIS, via the exons ATG GTGGGGAAGAATGATTCACCAAAGGAAAGGAATAGAGATTGGATTAGGGAACTTATGAATAGTAGTTCTGGTTATTGTGATGATCATCATGATCTTCGATCTAACGAGAACAATACTTTCTGTGTAGATTGTGCTGTTAGAATGTGTAGGCACTGTAAGGAAGCTCATTCCATGCATACAATGTTTCAGATATACAGATATTCCTATCAGGATGTTTTTCGGCATTCCGATTTGCACAAGCATTTTGACTGCTCAAATATTCAG ACTTACATATCCAATAATGAAAGGATTGTGCATCTAAAACCTCGGCCTCCAATCTATAAATCTAAACCTGGTGATCAATGCCCTGAATCTAAATCAAAAGAAAGCAACTTATCCGCAAGATTTAAATTGGGAGGTACTACATGCGAAGAATGTGGAAAACACTTGCAAGACGAGCGCAGTCGCTGGTGCTCAATTATATGCAAG ATCTCAGCGCTTTCAGTGGAGCCTCAAAGCCAAGGTCCTAATCATCACACAAAAAGGAGTTTAGTTTTCAACCAAAGTGGTAGATGCACCATCACTCCCAAAATTGAAGCAATTGACTTCACTATGAGTGATAACCTTAATTCGGAACCGGAGTCATCTATTTCTGAAGCTGAGCCATGTGGGCGGGTTGAAGTTGTGAATTTCAGGAAGCGCCCGAGAAAAACCCCTCCTCAAAGGCCTCACTTTGTTTTCATTTCTTAG